The sequence below is a genomic window from Lolium perenne isolate Kyuss_39 chromosome 4, Kyuss_2.0, whole genome shotgun sequence.
tagggggctttctgcatatgtgcacctgtacatgtactatatattgtggcctttggccccctggtaatacaacaagcatatttccCTAACAAGTACTACTATAGTACTCAAAACAAACTCGAAAATTCAATTTGGCCACGTGCtgcatatgctccctccaccTGAAAAACATAGTTTTAATTGTTAAAAATTCTAACAAAATATTTTGCATGTACATCTTGACAGAACTGATATTTTTTGTGGCcgatgtaaaaaagataaaacatGTCTCACAAAAATCTTATTTTTAGTAGCAAAATTTTCTTTTTTGCACAGCTGAAACGGTAAGTCAATTTTTCATGGAAACACACTGTACGCACGGAtcatgtgaagatgtacatgcGATTTTTTCGTTTGAAtttatttttaacattttaagATGTATCaaagatgcattttaaaataaagggagcatatgcacccaagagCCATTTATGTAAATATATGAATAATATGAAGTGAAGTGTTGAAATTTGTTTTTCAAACCGTTCCTAATCACTCTAATCAACTTGGAGTCACTTTTTCGACTATTTTTTTTTTCAAGTATTATATTTGTCCCATTTACACTTTTTTTGCGCAATCACACTTTTATTTGTGCATTCACATTTTTTAAGTGTAATTAGAACACGAGCAGGACTATTTTGTGATGATGTGTTTGAGTAATGAGAGATGCTCAGATTGCTCTGGGAAGAAAATGACTTGTTACTGCTTCAAGACTTTTTGCCCCTGGTATAAAACGAATCAGCGACAGACGGCCACCAATATCTGTCGCTCCCTGCCGTCTGTTTTCCTTGCCGTCTTGGGAATGGGGAGGAGCTAGCAAAAAGATCCAAGCACCACCGGCCAAAAACACCAACCACAAAGCAAAGCTTCCTCTTGAATTCTCCGAATAGGCTCTCATCCCTTGTCCTGTTCCTCTCTCGTAGAAGTAATCCCACTTCCCTCCCTCACATCCGATCCATATACGTGAGGATAGTGAAGAAGAAGGCCGTCCCTCTCACTCTCTTGTCCAGGTCGTTTTGATCGGCTCGATCGAGGAGATCGCCGTGAGGGTGTTTGCGAGGTGAGCTCTCTTGCTTTGTTCTATAAATCCGCCCTCCCCTGCAGCTGCATCCGTGCCTTCTCCGGGCTCTCCCTTCTCGCACAACATGAGCAGCAGCTCTAGGTCGTGCGGAGTTGGAGCGGTCTCCTGCGTGTGGCTCTTCTCTTTGATGTTTCCTCGCGATTTTATCTCATGACATGTTCCCTTCGTTCTTGCCCAGAGGTGCAGATCAGATCGGTTTCATCGCAACCCTGATGGATGGATTCTTGCTGCAAGTAGCCAGTCTCTGAAGAGTGAGCTGAGCCAAGCAGAAGAATTTCGCGCAGGGCCGAAGTGCAGGGTGAGGAAAAAAGGTTTTGTGGCTTTGTTAAAAGTACAAAAAAAGAGTGGTCATTTCTGTCTCCAACTACCTCTCTCTCATCGGTCCtagagaggagagagaaggcCAGTCCGAGACACAGTGAGCAAGACGCACGCACCCCAGCCCCAGGTGGATGCTTGTTGAAGCCTCACCTCTCCGGTCTCCACTCTCCCTCCAGGTCTTGCTTGCCACTTCCTCACAAACTGCCGCTGCTTCGAGCTCGCGCACTGGTCTTGCCCCAAAACTGCGTGTCGAGATTATCGGCCGCGTCCTTCGCCAATTGAAACCCACACATCCCCAATTCTCGCGCTGTTCCGCCCCAATTCGTCGCTGTTCTGTTCTTGGATTCCCGTACCAAGAACTCTGATTCCTCCACGAAATTCCCAATCTTTGATCCGAAACCTCACCCCAAATCCGCCAAGGAGCTAGGTAGGCAGGCGGCCATGGTGTCCAGCTCCTACTCCAACCTCCTCGACCTGGCCACCGGGGCCGCGGACCAGGGGCCACCGCCGGCGGCGCTCGGCGCGCTCCGGCGCCGGCTCCCGAGCTTGGTGACCACCCCGGGCCTCATCGAGGACTCGCCGGCGTCCCCCTCCACGCCGTCCCCGGCGCCGCGCCCGCGCACCATCGTCGTCGCCAACCACCTCCCCATCCACGCCCACCGCCCGGCGTCGCCGTCGCAGCCGTGGACCTTCTCCTGGGACGAGGACTCCCTGCTCCGCCACCTGCAGAAGAGCTCCTCCTCCCCCTCCATGGAGTTCATCTACATCGGCTGCCTCCGCGAGGACGTCCCGCCCGCCGACCAGGACGCCGTGGCGCAGGCGCTCCTCGACTCCTACAACTGCGTCCCGGCCTTCCTCCACGCCGACGTCGCCGCGCGCTACTACCACGGCTTCTGCAAGCAGCACCTCTGGCCGCTCTTCCACTACATGCTGCCGCTCACCCCGGACCACGGCGGCCGCTTCGACCGCCTGCTCTGGCAGGCCTACGTCTCCACCAACAAGGTCTTCGCCGACAAGGTGCTCGAGGTCATCAACCCGGACGACGACTTCGTCTGGGTGCACGACTACCACCTCATGGTGCTCCCAACCTTCCTCCGCAAGCGCTTCAACCGCATCAAGCTCGGATTCTTCCTCCACTCGCCGTTCCCCTCGTCCGAGATCTACAAGACGCTGCCCGTGCGGGAGGAGCTCCTCCGCGCCCTGCTCAACTCCGACCTCATCGGCTTCCACACCTTCGACTACGCGCGCCACTTCCTCTCATGCTGCGGCCGGATGCTCGGGCTCCCCTACGAGTCCAAGCGGGGCCACATTTGCCTCGAGTACTACGGCCGCACCGTCAGCATCAAGATCCTCCCCGTCGGGGTCTACATGGAGCAGCTCAACACCGTGCTCGCTCTACCAGAAACTGAGGCCAAGGTCGCCGAGCTGATGGAGACCTACACCGGGAACGGGAAGGTCGTCATGCTTGGCGTCGACGACATGGACATTTTCAAGGGGATCAGCCTCAAGCTGCTCGCCATGGAGGAACTGCTTCGCCAGCATCCCGAGTGGCGGGGAAAGCTGGTGCTGGTGCAGGTGGCAAATCCGGCGAGAGGCCGTGGGAAGAATGTTGCCGGTGTGCAGGAGGAGACGTACGCTATGGTGCAGAGGATCAATGAGGCCTACGGCGCACCGGGGTATGACCCGGTGGTGCTCATCGACCAGCCATTGCAGTTCTATGAACGCGTAGCCTACTATGTCATTGCGGAGGTGTGCCTGGTGACTGCTGTCCGTGACGGCATGAACTTGATCCCATATGAGTATGTTGCCTCCCGGCAAGGCAACGATAAGCTCGACAGGATACTGAGGCTGTGCAAGCCAGAGGAGAAGAAGAGCATGCTGGTGGTCTCTGAATTCATCGGATGCTCCCCTTCGCTGAGCGGCGCAATAAGGGTGAACCCATGGAACATCGAGGCTGTGGCAGATGCTATGGAGAGTGCTCTTGTGCTTCCAGAGAGGGAGAAGAATATGCGCCATGATAAGCACTACCGCTACGTCGAGAAACACGATGTAGGCTACTGGGCTAATAGCTTCCTCCAGGACCTTGAGAGGACCTGCAAGGATCACTCGCAACGACGGTGCTGGGGGATTGGCTTCGGCCTGCGGTTTAGAGTGGTCTCTCTTGATCTGAGTTTCAGAAAGCTTGCCATGGAGCACATTGTTCAGGCATACAGGAGGTCCAAGAAGCGTGCGATTCTGCTGGACTACGACGGTACACTGATGCCACAGGCGATCAGTAAGAGCCCGACTGCCAAATCGGTCCAGATACTGAACAGCTTGTGCCGGGACAAGCAAAATTCGGTGTTCCTTTGCAGCGGGTTCACACGACCCACGCTCCACGAGTGGTTCCCTTGTGACAACCTTGGCATGGCAGCAGAGCACGGCTACTACATGAGGTATGGGATTTAAGCTTTGCTCTCATCCTATATAGTACATCGTTGCAACCTTAGATGGATGCTGAACATTCAGGCTTACAGATGCATGCCATCCTTTT
It includes:
- the LOC127296434 gene encoding alpha,alpha-trehalose-phosphate synthase [UDP-forming] 6 → MVSSSYSNLLDLATGAADQGPPPAALGALRRRLPSLVTTPGLIEDSPASPSTPSPAPRPRTIVVANHLPIHAHRPASPSQPWTFSWDEDSLLRHLQKSSSSPSMEFIYIGCLREDVPPADQDAVAQALLDSYNCVPAFLHADVAARYYHGFCKQHLWPLFHYMLPLTPDHGGRFDRLLWQAYVSTNKVFADKVLEVINPDDDFVWVHDYHLMVLPTFLRKRFNRIKLGFFLHSPFPSSEIYKTLPVREELLRALLNSDLIGFHTFDYARHFLSCCGRMLGLPYESKRGHICLEYYGRTVSIKILPVGVYMEQLNTVLALPETEAKVAELMETYTGNGKVVMLGVDDMDIFKGISLKLLAMEELLRQHPEWRGKLVLVQVANPARGRGKNVAGVQEETYAMVQRINEAYGAPGYDPVVLIDQPLQFYERVAYYVIAEVCLVTAVRDGMNLIPYEYVASRQGNDKLDRILRLCKPEEKKSMLVVSEFIGCSPSLSGAIRVNPWNIEAVADAMESALVLPEREKNMRHDKHYRYVEKHDVGYWANSFLQDLERTCKDHSQRRCWGIGFGLRFRVVSLDLSFRKLAMEHIVQAYRRSKKRAILLDYDGTLMPQAISKSPTAKSVQILNSLCRDKQNSVFLCSGFTRPTLHEWFPCDNLGMAAEHGYYMRLKRDAEWETCIPAADCSWMQIIRPVMDLYTETTDGSIIEQRDTVLVWNYEDADPDFGSCQAKELVDHLESVVTNEPVSVKSTVHSVEAKPQGVSKGLVARRMLATLKERDMRPDFVLCIGDDRSDEDMFQFISSAPCGEDLAPTAEVFACTVGRKPSKAKYYLDDTAEVVRLMQGLAYVSEELALQIPAEGEDPEDLWCVGELQ